A window of the Butyricimonas virosa genome harbors these coding sequences:
- the istA gene encoding IS21 family transposase, which produces MPNKQLGMEKIRQVLRCYSQGHGTKSISSMLSVSRNTVKKYLQVFQRSGLDYEQMLSLPDQELSKLFHEKSRVKTESERLGELKSLLPEYCKRLKKKGVTREALHREYLSSHPDGYGRTRFYILIQQYIACSRPIMHLEHKAGDKMFIDFAGDKLSIIDLDTGEIIPVEVFVAILPCSQLTYVEAVMSQKKEDLIRASENALLYYQGVPSAIIPDNLKSAVTKSSKYEAILNEDFAAFAEHYGCTVIPARAYKPRDKALVEGAVKLIYRSIYPKIQEREFYDLDSLNAAIRVALELHNNTPLTGRKYSRREQFEEIERDSLRKLNPIRFELRHRYRATVMKNGHVRLGEDAHYYSVPCRYIGKKVILSYTSRQVCIYYGYELIATHTRNRARCRYTTLEEHLASHHRYITEWNPDKFIHEAAAIHPDVEAYIRRVMEEKKHPEQAYKSCQGILSFARRVGNTRLTNACRWATSYGLYNYPIIERILNNRQDEFPLEDSAGQETEMPSHENIRGKEYYQ; this is translated from the coding sequence ATGCCCAATAAACAATTAGGAATGGAAAAGATTCGTCAAGTGTTACGCTGTTACTCCCAGGGTCATGGGACCAAAAGTATCAGCAGTATGTTAAGCGTCTCTCGCAACACGGTCAAGAAATACTTACAAGTATTTCAACGTAGCGGTTTGGATTATGAGCAGATGTTGTCCCTGCCGGACCAGGAACTCTCAAAGTTATTCCACGAAAAGAGCAGAGTAAAGACGGAAAGTGAACGGCTGGGAGAACTAAAGTCGTTGTTACCCGAGTATTGCAAGCGGCTTAAGAAGAAAGGTGTTACCCGCGAGGCATTGCATCGCGAGTACCTTTCTTCCCATCCGGATGGCTACGGACGCACCCGCTTCTATATTCTGATTCAGCAATATATAGCCTGCAGCCGTCCCATCATGCATCTTGAGCATAAAGCCGGTGATAAAATGTTCATAGACTTCGCCGGCGACAAACTTTCCATCATCGACCTTGATACGGGAGAAATCATTCCTGTGGAGGTTTTTGTCGCGATTCTTCCTTGCAGCCAGTTAACCTATGTGGAAGCTGTCATGAGCCAGAAAAAAGAGGACTTGATCCGTGCTTCGGAAAACGCCCTGTTATACTACCAGGGAGTTCCCTCCGCCATCATCCCGGATAATCTCAAGTCTGCCGTTACCAAGAGCAGTAAATACGAGGCTATCCTGAATGAAGACTTTGCCGCTTTTGCCGAACATTACGGCTGTACCGTAATCCCCGCCAGGGCTTACAAGCCACGTGACAAGGCGCTGGTGGAAGGTGCCGTTAAACTGATTTACCGCAGTATCTATCCCAAGATACAGGAACGCGAGTTTTATGACCTGGATTCACTGAACGCGGCTATCCGCGTGGCATTGGAACTCCATAACAACACTCCGCTCACAGGCCGCAAATACAGTCGGCGGGAACAGTTCGAGGAGATAGAACGTGATTCCCTGCGCAAACTAAATCCCATCCGCTTTGAACTCAGGCATCGTTACAGGGCTACCGTGATGAAAAACGGCCATGTCCGCCTGGGGGAAGATGCCCATTACTACAGCGTGCCTTGCCGCTATATAGGCAAGAAAGTCATCCTGTCATATACCTCACGCCAGGTATGCATCTATTACGGCTACGAGCTGATTGCCACCCATACCCGCAACAGGGCCCGTTGCCGGTACACGACCCTGGAAGAGCATCTGGCTTCACACCATCGCTATATCACGGAATGGAACCCGGACAAATTTATACATGAGGCGGCAGCTATCCATCCGGACGTGGAGGCATATATCCGTCGGGTGATGGAAGAGAAAAAACATCCGGAGCAAGCCTATAAATCGTGCCAGGGCATTCTTAGCTTCGCACGCAGGGTCGGCAACACCCGACTGACCAATGCCTGTCGTTGGGCTACAAGTTACGGTCTGTACAATTACCCCATCATTGAGCGCATCCTTAACAACCGGCAGGATGAGTTCCCGTTGGAAGACAGTGCCGGGCAAGAAACGGAGATGCCTTCCCATGAGAATATCAGAGGAAAAGAATATTATCAATAA
- a CDS encoding DMT family transporter, whose protein sequence is MKKDELKGHLSMTTANMMWGLMSPISKMVLITSIITPFIIVEIRVIGAAILFWIASIFTKREHVSPPDLLKLFFASMLGVLFNQGLFTIGLGMTSPVDASIITTSTPILTMIIAAIYLKEPITNKKVSGIFLGASGALLLIVSNQNTSGTTHNSNIWGDIVCLTAELSFALYLVLFKQLISRYSPITLMKWMFTYAAICIIPFSFQDITHLEWLSLEPNIWYGLSFILLGSTFVSYLLAPTGQRYLRPTVVSMYCYVQPIVASCVAVYWGMDSFNLLKIIAVICVFSGVFLVTRSKSRADMEAAV, encoded by the coding sequence ATGAAAAAGGATGAATTAAAAGGCCATTTATCCATGACCACAGCCAATATGATGTGGGGATTGATGTCTCCCATCTCGAAAATGGTACTTATTACCAGCATCATAACACCTTTCATTATTGTCGAAATCCGGGTTATCGGAGCCGCAATTTTATTCTGGATTGCCTCTATTTTCACCAAACGGGAACACGTGTCCCCTCCTGACCTGTTGAAACTATTCTTCGCCTCCATGTTAGGAGTGCTTTTCAACCAAGGATTGTTCACCATAGGACTTGGTATGACCTCCCCAGTAGATGCCTCCATCATTACAACAAGTACTCCTATTCTAACAATGATCATTGCTGCGATCTACCTGAAAGAGCCTATCACAAACAAGAAAGTATCGGGTATATTTCTAGGTGCCTCCGGAGCCTTATTATTGATCGTAAGTAACCAAAATACCAGTGGAACAACTCATAACAGTAATATCTGGGGAGATATTGTTTGCCTCACAGCCGAACTTAGTTTTGCCCTATATCTTGTTCTGTTCAAACAACTCATCAGTCGTTACTCTCCTATCACACTCATGAAATGGATGTTCACTTATGCAGCAATATGTATCATTCCATTTTCTTTTCAAGACATAACACATCTGGAATGGTTGTCACTTGAACCCAATATATGGTATGGTCTCAGCTTTATCCTGCTGGGTAGCACGTTCGTCAGTTACTTGTTGGCACCTACCGGACAACGCTATTTACGTCCTACCGTGGTAAGTATGTATTGCTATGTTCAACCGATTGTCGCAAGCTGTGTTGCCGTTTATTGGGGTATGGACTCGTTCAACCTGTTAAAAATTATCGCTGTTATTTGCGTTTTCTCCGGAGTTTTCCTAGTAACACGTAGTAAAAGTCGAGCAGACATGGAGGCGGCCGTATGA